Proteins encoded in a region of the Haloglomus salinum genome:
- a CDS encoding acetyl/propionyl/methylcrotonyl-CoA carboxylase subunit alpha, producing the protein MFDKVLVANRGEIAVRVMRACEDLGVGTVAVYSEADKHSGHVRFADEAYNVGPARAADSYLDQEAIVEAAQKADADAIHPGYGFLAENASFAERVENTDGITWVGPASESMEQLGEKTHARKTMRDADVPIVPGTTDPVEDPAEVEEFGEEYGYPIAIKAEGGGGGRGMKVVRGPDEAEEKLETAMREGEAYFDNDNVYMERYLQDPRHIEVQIIADHHGNVRHIGERDCSLQRRYQKVIEEGPSPALSDELREEITEAARRGADEAGYYNAGTFEFLVEEEDDRDGPDELLGPDTDFYFLEVNTRIQVEHCVSEELTGIDLVKWQLRVAADEEITFDQEDVELDGHAIEYRINAENAADDFAPASGGELETYDTPGGIGVRLDDASRQGDDLVTDYDSMIAKLIVHGSDREECIARSRRALAEYDIEGIPTIIPFHRLMLEDEAFLNGTHTTKYLDEHIDRSRFEEAQEKWGTGDASTSSDEETVEREFTVEVNGKRFQVNLEESADALVAAGAQGGGGGGRPSGGGGGGGGGGGSGGGGQQVTAEGETINAEMQGTVLEVNVAEGDEVEAGDVVVVLEAMKMENDIVAEFGGTVAQVPVEEGQSVDQGDVLLVLD; encoded by the coding sequence ATGTTCGACAAGGTTCTCGTCGCCAATCGGGGTGAAATCGCGGTTCGCGTGATGCGGGCCTGCGAGGACCTCGGTGTTGGGACGGTCGCCGTCTACAGCGAGGCCGACAAGCACTCCGGGCACGTGCGGTTCGCCGACGAAGCGTACAACGTCGGGCCCGCGCGAGCGGCCGACTCGTACCTGGACCAGGAGGCCATCGTCGAGGCCGCGCAGAAGGCCGACGCCGATGCCATCCACCCGGGCTACGGCTTCCTCGCGGAGAACGCATCGTTCGCCGAGCGCGTGGAGAACACCGACGGCATCACCTGGGTCGGCCCCGCTTCCGAGTCGATGGAGCAGCTGGGCGAGAAGACCCACGCCCGGAAGACGATGCGCGATGCCGACGTGCCCATCGTCCCGGGGACGACCGACCCCGTGGAGGACCCCGCGGAGGTCGAGGAGTTCGGCGAGGAGTACGGCTACCCCATCGCCATCAAGGCCGAGGGCGGCGGCGGCGGCCGCGGGATGAAGGTAGTCCGCGGCCCCGACGAGGCAGAGGAGAAGCTGGAGACCGCCATGCGCGAGGGGGAGGCCTACTTCGACAACGACAACGTCTACATGGAGCGGTACCTCCAGGACCCCCGCCACATCGAGGTGCAGATCATCGCGGACCACCACGGCAACGTTCGTCACATCGGCGAGCGTGACTGCTCGCTCCAGCGACGCTACCAGAAAGTCATCGAGGAGGGGCCCTCGCCGGCGCTGTCCGACGAGCTCCGCGAGGAGATCACCGAGGCCGCCCGCCGGGGCGCCGACGAGGCCGGCTACTACAACGCCGGCACGTTCGAGTTCCTCGTCGAGGAGGAGGACGACCGCGACGGCCCCGACGAGCTGCTGGGTCCGGACACGGACTTCTACTTCCTGGAGGTGAACACCCGCATCCAGGTCGAGCACTGCGTCTCCGAGGAGCTGACCGGCATCGACCTCGTGAAGTGGCAGCTTCGCGTGGCGGCCGACGAGGAGATCACCTTCGACCAGGAGGACGTGGAGCTGGACGGCCACGCCATCGAGTACCGCATCAACGCGGAGAACGCGGCCGACGATTTCGCGCCCGCCAGCGGCGGCGAACTGGAGACGTACGACACGCCGGGCGGCATCGGTGTCCGACTGGACGACGCCTCCCGGCAGGGTGACGACCTCGTCACCGACTACGACTCGATGATCGCGAAGCTCATCGTCCACGGGTCGGACCGCGAGGAGTGTATCGCCCGTTCGCGGCGCGCGCTCGCCGAGTACGACATCGAGGGCATCCCGACCATCATCCCGTTCCACCGGCTCATGCTGGAGGACGAGGCGTTCCTGAATGGGACCCACACCACGAAGTACCTCGACGAGCATATCGACCGCTCGCGCTTCGAGGAGGCCCAGGAGAAGTGGGGAACCGGGGACGCCAGCACGAGCAGCGACGAGGAGACCGTCGAGCGCGAGTTCACGGTCGAGGTCAACGGCAAGCGCTTCCAGGTCAACTTAGAGGAGAGCGCTGACGCGCTCGTCGCGGCCGGTGCCCAGGGTGGCGGCGGTGGCGGTCGCCCGTCGGGCGGCGGTGGAGGCGGCGGAGGCGGTGGTGGCTCCGGTGGCGGCGGCCAGCAGGTCACCGCCGAGGGCGAGACCATCAACGCCGAGATGCAGGGCACGGTGCTGGAGGTCAACGTCGCCGAGGGCGACGAGGTCGAAGCCGGCGACGTGGTCGTCGTGCTGGAGGCGATGAAGATGGAGAACGACATCGTCGCCGAGTTCGGCGGGACCGTCGCACAGGTCCCCGTCGAGGAGGGTCAGTCCGTCGACCAGGGTGACGTGCTGCTCGTCCTGGACTAG
- a CDS encoding sodium-dependent transporter yields the protein MSDRETWTTRLGFILASVGSAVGLGNIWRFPFQTATNGGAAFLFVYLVAVVVIGLPAILAEFVVGRRAEMDAIGAFDELGHPGWRAVGALGVFAGFWTLSYYSVVGGWVIRYIGQAAMGSYGSNPKVFFGNVSAGPEAVALHALFMLLAVGIVAFGIEGGIERATKVMVPAIILILVGLVGYGASLSGAGEAYDYFLTPDFGVIVANAPSVIPAAVGQALFSLSLGFAVMITYASYIDGDESLPVDGLSIAVTNTAIGILAGLVVFPLLFTQGVGPDTSGPGAVFIALPTALADFGAAGRVVGVAFFVVILIAALSSAISLLEVAVSYLVDTHGFERKRTTAVLGVLLFLLGIPSAWDTAWLSWFDSIAVNLLLPVAVLLLVLFVGWVLAPDAVDELRIGSGDSFDDLAPLWLWSLRTVVLLAVLVTVALSVTDLTGAPV from the coding sequence ATGAGTGACCGCGAGACGTGGACGACGCGGCTGGGATTCATCCTGGCGTCCGTCGGGAGTGCAGTGGGCCTGGGCAACATCTGGCGCTTCCCCTTCCAGACAGCGACGAACGGTGGCGCAGCCTTCCTGTTCGTCTACCTCGTCGCCGTGGTGGTCATCGGACTTCCGGCGATTCTCGCCGAGTTCGTCGTCGGCCGTCGGGCCGAGATGGATGCCATCGGCGCGTTCGACGAACTCGGCCATCCCGGCTGGCGAGCGGTCGGCGCGCTGGGGGTCTTCGCGGGCTTCTGGACCCTCTCGTACTACAGCGTCGTCGGCGGCTGGGTGATCCGGTACATCGGCCAGGCCGCGATGGGGAGCTACGGGTCGAACCCGAAGGTGTTCTTCGGCAACGTCTCGGCTGGGCCCGAGGCCGTCGCGCTCCACGCGCTGTTCATGCTGTTGGCGGTCGGTATCGTGGCCTTCGGCATCGAGGGGGGAATCGAGCGAGCGACCAAGGTGATGGTTCCGGCTATCATCCTCATCCTCGTCGGGCTCGTGGGCTACGGGGCCTCGCTCTCGGGAGCCGGCGAGGCGTACGACTACTTCCTCACGCCGGATTTCGGCGTCATCGTCGCGAACGCGCCCAGCGTGATCCCCGCAGCGGTCGGGCAGGCGCTGTTCTCGCTCTCGCTGGGCTTCGCGGTCATGATAACCTACGCCTCCTACATCGACGGTGACGAGAGCCTCCCCGTCGACGGCCTCTCCATCGCCGTGACGAACACCGCCATCGGTATCCTCGCGGGACTGGTCGTCTTCCCGCTCCTGTTCACGCAGGGCGTGGGCCCGGATACCTCCGGCCCCGGCGCCGTGTTCATCGCGCTCCCCACCGCTCTGGCCGACTTCGGAGCAGCCGGACGGGTCGTCGGTGTCGCCTTCTTCGTCGTCATCCTCATCGCCGCGCTCTCCTCGGCCATCTCGCTGCTGGAGGTCGCGGTGTCGTATCTCGTCGACACGCACGGGTTCGAGCGCAAGCGGACGACTGCCGTACTCGGTGTGCTCCTCTTCCTCCTCGGCATCCCGTCTGCCTGGGACACCGCCTGGCTGAGCTGGTTCGACAGCATCGCCGTGAACCTGCTCCTGCCCGTCGCAGTGCTCCTGCTCGTCCTGTTCGTCGGATGGGTGCTCGCTCCCGATGCCGTTGACGAACTCCGAATCGGTTCGGGAGATTCGTTCGACGACCTCGCCCCGCTGTGGCTCTGGTCGCTCCGGACCGTCGTTCTCCTCGCGGTACTGGTGACGGTCGCACTCAGCGTCACCGACCTCACCGGCGCACCGGTCTGA
- a CDS encoding acyl-CoA carboxylase subunit beta, which produces MVDEEDIEELRERKREAELGGGEDRIEKQHEKGKMTARERVEYFLDDDSFREVDTLREHRSTNFDMAEKKFPGDGVVVGYGTVEGRQVAVFAHDFTVLGGSLGEVFAQKVCKVMDQAMDTGIPIIGLNDSAGARIQEGIDSLAGYADIFHRNQQASGVVPQISAIMGPCAGGAVYSPAITDFILMVEESSHMFITGPDVIETVTGEEVTFDELGGTGVHSSESGVAHFTRADEEAALDDLRYLLSYLPQNNMEDPPRVEPWDDPDRADEGLNDVVPSSPQKPYDMHDVIGRVVDEDSFFEVADRFARNLLTGFARLDGRSIGVVANQPRVNAGTLDIDASVKGARFVRFCDAFNIPILTFVDVPGFMPGKDQEHGGIIKHGAKLLYAFSEATVPLMTVITRKAYGGAYDVMSSKHIGADVNYAWPTAEIAVMGPQGAVNVLYRKELSEADDPEARRQELIDDYRETFANPYKAAERGFVDDVIEPPETRPRLVQDLEMLSRKRADTPDRKHGNIPL; this is translated from the coding sequence GTGGTAGACGAGGAGGACATCGAGGAGTTGCGCGAGCGCAAGCGCGAGGCCGAACTCGGCGGCGGTGAGGACCGCATCGAGAAGCAACACGAGAAGGGGAAGATGACCGCGCGCGAGCGGGTCGAGTACTTCCTCGACGACGACAGCTTCCGCGAGGTCGACACGCTCCGCGAGCACCGTTCGACCAACTTCGATATGGCCGAGAAGAAGTTCCCCGGCGATGGCGTCGTCGTCGGCTACGGGACCGTCGAGGGGCGACAGGTCGCCGTCTTCGCCCACGACTTCACCGTCCTCGGTGGCTCGCTCGGCGAGGTGTTCGCCCAGAAGGTCTGCAAGGTGATGGACCAGGCGATGGACACGGGTATCCCCATCATCGGCCTGAACGATTCGGCCGGCGCGCGCATCCAGGAGGGAATCGACTCGCTGGCCGGCTACGCCGACATCTTCCACCGCAACCAGCAGGCCTCGGGCGTCGTCCCGCAGATTTCGGCCATCATGGGTCCCTGCGCAGGCGGCGCGGTCTACTCCCCCGCCATCACGGACTTCATCCTGATGGTCGAGGAGAGCAGCCACATGTTCATCACCGGGCCGGACGTCATCGAGACGGTCACCGGTGAGGAGGTCACCTTCGACGAACTCGGTGGCACGGGCGTCCACTCCTCCGAGTCGGGCGTCGCGCACTTCACCCGGGCGGACGAGGAGGCCGCGCTCGACGACCTCCGCTACCTCCTCTCGTACCTCCCGCAGAACAACATGGAGGACCCGCCCCGCGTCGAGCCGTGGGATGACCCCGACCGCGCTGACGAGGGCCTCAACGACGTGGTCCCGTCCTCGCCACAGAAGCCGTACGACATGCACGATGTCATCGGGCGTGTCGTCGACGAGGATTCGTTCTTCGAGGTGGCCGACCGCTTCGCCCGGAACCTGCTCACCGGGTTCGCGCGCCTCGACGGGCGCTCCATCGGTGTCGTCGCCAACCAGCCCCGCGTCAACGCGGGGACGCTGGACATCGACGCCTCGGTGAAGGGCGCGCGCTTCGTCCGCTTCTGCGACGCGTTCAACATCCCCATCCTCACGTTCGTCGACGTGCCCGGCTTCATGCCCGGCAAGGACCAGGAGCACGGCGGAATCATCAAGCACGGGGCCAAACTGCTGTACGCGTTCAGCGAGGCGACCGTTCCCCTGATGACCGTCATCACGCGGAAGGCGTACGGGGGCGCGTACGACGTGATGTCCTCGAAGCACATCGGCGCCGATGTCAACTACGCGTGGCCGACCGCCGAGATCGCGGTGATGGGGCCGCAGGGCGCCGTCAACGTCCTCTACCGGAAGGAGCTCTCCGAGGCCGACGACCCCGAGGCGCGCCGGCAGGAGCTCATCGACGACTACCGCGAGACGTTCGCGAACCCGTACAAGGCGGCCGAGCGCGGCTTCGTCGACGACGTCATCGAACCCCCCGAGACGCGCCCGCGGCTGGTGCAGGACCTCGAGATGCTATCCCGCAAGCGTGCGGACACGCCCGACCGCAAGCACGGGAACATCCCGCTCTGA
- a CDS encoding CDP-alcohol phosphatidyltransferase family protein → MTLDQYRSTAKRVADPFVSLFVRLGLTPNQVSVLAVVLAGAAGVAFALGGSNPLFYLLGAVFVFFNGALDVLDGELARELGTDSPAGDLLDHVLDRYADILLLVGLAAGSGRYALGLAAVTGVLMTSYLGTQAQAVGLDRVYGGLVGRADRLVIIGLGATVAAFVTGTVAAGPLGQLGVVGGLLVFFAVVGHLTALQRFYYSYRELA, encoded by the coding sequence GTGACGCTCGACCAGTACCGCTCGACCGCGAAGCGCGTGGCGGACCCGTTCGTCTCGCTGTTCGTTCGCCTCGGCCTGACGCCGAATCAGGTGAGCGTCCTCGCGGTCGTGCTGGCGGGTGCCGCCGGGGTCGCGTTCGCGCTCGGCGGGTCGAACCCCCTGTTCTACCTGCTCGGCGCCGTGTTCGTCTTCTTCAACGGCGCGCTGGACGTGCTGGACGGTGAACTCGCACGCGAACTCGGAACCGACTCCCCGGCGGGCGACCTGCTGGACCACGTCCTCGACCGGTACGCCGACATCCTCCTGCTCGTGGGGCTGGCCGCCGGGAGCGGCCGGTACGCGCTCGGCCTCGCGGCCGTCACGGGCGTCCTGATGACCTCCTACCTCGGGACACAGGCCCAGGCCGTCGGGCTCGACCGCGTCTACGGCGGACTCGTCGGTCGGGCCGACCGCCTCGTCATCATCGGGCTCGGCGCGACGGTCGCGGCGTTCGTCACCGGCACCGTCGCGGCCGGCCCGCTCGGGCAACTGGGGGTCGTCGGTGGCCTGCTCGTGTTCTTCGCCGTCGTCGGCCATCTGACCGCACTCCAGCGGTTCTACTACTCCTATCGGGAGCTGGCATAA